The Pseudomonas sp. FP198 genomic interval CCTGGTGAGCGAAGAGCTGACCCCGGCGATGCTCGGCGAAGTGCCGGAAGGCAAGCTGGCGGGCCTGGTCTCGGTACTGGGCTCGGGCAACTCCCACGTGGCGATCCTGGCCCGGGCCATGGGCATTCCCACCGTGATGGGCCTGGTGGACCTGCCGTATTCCAAGGTCGACGGCATCCAGATGATCGTCGACGGCTACCACGGCGAGGTCTACACCAACCCCAGCGACGTGTTGCGCAAGCAGTTCGCCGATGTGGTGGAGGAAGAGAAGCAACTCTCCCTGGGCCTGGATGCCCTGCGCGACCTGCCGTGCATAACCCTCGATGGCCATCGCATGCCCCTGTGGGTCAACACCGGCCTGCTGGCCGATGTGGCCCGGGCGCAGAAGCGTGGCGCCGAGGGCGTGGGCCTGTACCGCACCGAAGTGCCGTTCATGATCAACCAGCGCTTCCCCAGCGAAAAGGAACAGCTGGCGATCTACCGCGAACAATTGTCCGCGTTTCATCCGCAACCGGTGACCATGCGTAGCCTGGACATCGGCGGCGACAAATCGCTGTCCTACTTCCCGATCAAGGAAGACAACCCGTTCCTCGGCTGGCGCGGGATCCGCGTGACGCTCGACCATCCGGAAATCTTCCTGGTCCAGGCCCGCGCCATGCTCAAGGCCAGCGAAGGCCTGAACAACCTGCGCATCCTGTTGCCGATGATCTCTGGCACCCATGAGCTGGAAGAAGCCCTGCACCTGATCCACCGGGCCTGGGGCGAGGTGCGCGACGAAGGCACCGACGTACCCATGCCGCCGGTGGGCGTGATGATCGAGATTCCGGCAGCGGTGTACCAGACCAAGGAACTGGCGCGGCAGGTGGACTTCCTGTCGGTAGGCTCCAACGACCTGACCCAGTACCTGCTGGCCGTGGATCGCAACAACCCACGGGTGGCCGACCTCTACGACTACCTGCACCCGGCCGTGCTGCAAGCCTTGCAGAACGTCGTGCGCGACGCCCATGCCGAGGGCAAGCCGGTGAGCATCTGCGGCGAAATGGCTGGCGACCCGGCGGCGGCGGTGCTGTTGATGGCGATGGGCTTCGACAGCCTGTCGATGAACGCCACCAACCTGCCGAAAGTGAAATGGATGCTGCGCCAGATCAACCTCAGCAAGGCCCAGGAGCTGCTGGCGGAGCTGATGACCATCGACAATCCGCAGGTGATCCATAGCTCCTTGCAGTTGGCGCTGAAAAACCTCGGGCTGGCGCGGATGATCAACCCGGCTTCGAACAAGACCCTCTGAATCCTGCGGCGAGCATTTGTGGCGAGGGAGCTTGCTCCCGCTGGCGGGCGAAGCCCGCCCAAAAGCTTTGGGTCTACTTCGTAGCCCAGCGGGAGCAAGCTCCCTCGCCACGGGGTTATCGGCGGCATTAAACGAGCAGCTCCACCTCCCCCAAATGCCCCCCATGCGGCCCGAAACTGCGCTCGACCATCTGCCGCGTCCCGTCAGCATTAACGATCAGCGCCGTGCTCGCCCGCGTCCCGTAGGCCGGGCTGGCGATGAACACGCTCGACAGCAGCATTTCCGTGGACAGTCCCACGCCGGTGTCCGGCAGCTCGGCCACCGGGGCCGGTTGCGGATCGCTCAACAGCGCCAGCAGCGCTTGGGGTTGCGGGTCATGCAGCACCTCACTCAACGCCGTCCGGGCCTTGAGCAATTTCGGCCAGGGCGTGTTCAACCCGGCGTTGGACAATCCGTAGATCCCTTCGGCCAACGCCTGCGGGCGTGTATCGCGTGCGTTGTAGTGCCAGAGTTCGACGCCGTCGCCCAATAACAGGTTGAAGCCACCGTACTCGGCGGCGCGCGGCACGATTTCGCTCAGATAATCGACGATCGACAGATTCCCGGTCAGGAACCGCGCCACCAGTTCGCCGCGGGACTTGAACGCCGGGAGCTGGCCCGGGTCGCGGATGTTGGTCAGCGCGGCAAAGCGGCCCCCGGCGCCGACCCCGAGCCAGGTGCCGCCCGCTTCCAGGTCGCGACCGGCATGCACGTGCGGCGCGTCAGGCCATTGCGCCAGTGGCAGCGTCGGGCGCGCATAGAACTCGTCGCGGTTGGCCGCCACGATCAGCGGCTGGGCGTGGCCGGGCCGCCAGGCAAATACGATCAGGCACATCAGGTTGTCCTGTTAAAAATCCGAGCTCCGCTTTCGTGCCTACTCTACCCACACATCACCAACGCATCCATCGCCTTCAGTGGAGCCCAGGCCCCTCGATCCGTTACCATGCCGCTCTTGTTTGCGATGGTCGAGGCGACGCTGGTGGAATTTCTGCTTTATCTGCTGCTCGGCGCCTGTGCCGGTGTACTCGCCGGGCTATTTGGCGTCGGCGGCGGGATGATCATCGTCCCGGTGCTGGTGTTCAGTTTCACCTTGCAGGGTTTCGACCCGCAGGTGTTGACGCACCTGGCTGTCGGTACGTCCCTGGCATCGATCATCTTTACCTCGGTGAATGCCGTACGCGAGCATCACCGCAAAGGCGCGGTGCGCTGGCAGATCTTTACCTGGATGACCGTCGGGATCCTGATCGGTGCCGGTTTCGGCGCCATTACCGCCGAAGCGATCTCCGGCCCGCATCTGCAAAAAATCATCGGCGTATTCGCCATGCTCGTGGCCCTGCAACTGGCGCTGGATTTCAAGCCGAAGGCCAGCCGTACCGTGCCGGGCAAGGTCGGATTGGGCCTGGCCGGCACGGTTGTCGGCTGGGCCTCGGCGATTTTCGGTATCGGCGGCGGTTCGCTGACCGTACCGTTCCTGACCTGGCGCAGCGTGCCGATGCAACAAGCGGTGGCGACTTCGTCGGCCTGCGGGCTGCCCATCGCCCTGGTCAGTGCGTTAAGTTTCATGATTCTGGGGTGGCAGGATCCGCTGTTGCCGCCCCATAGTCTCGGTTTTGTATATTTGCCGGCACTGCTGGGCATCGCCCTGACGAGCATGATTTTCGCCCGTTTCGGCGCGCGACTGGCCCATCGCCTGTCGCCGCGCTTGCTCAAGCGGCTATTCGCCGCTTTGTTGTTCAGTGTGGGCTTGAGTTTCCTGCTCTGACGCAATCCTGGCTTAATCCCGAGGTGGCAGCTTCGCCCGGGTATTTTTGACGTTCACGAGGAATATCAATGCTGCCTTACCCGCAGATCGATCCGGTTGCCCTGGCCATCGGCCCGCTGAAAATCCACTGGTACGGTCTCATGTACCTGATCGGTATCGGTGGTGCCTGGTGGCTGGCCTCGCGCCGGCTCAACCGGTTTGACCCGACCTGGAACAGAGAGAAGCTCTCGGACCTGGTGTTCTGGCTGTCCATGGGCGTGATCGTTGGCGGACGCCTGGGTTATGTACTGTTCTACGATTTGAGCGCCTACCTGGCCAACCCGACGCTGATCTTTGAAGTCTGGAAGGGCGGCATGTCGTTCCACGGAGGCTTCATCGGCGTGATGCTGGCGGCGCTGTGGTTCGGCAAGCGCAACAACAAGTCGTTTTTCGAACTGATGGACTTCGTCGCACCGATGGTGCCGATCGGCCTGGGCGCCGGGCGCATCGGCAATTTCATCAACGCCGAGCTGTGGGGCAAGCCGACGGACGTGCCGTGGGCGATGGTCTTCCCGCCGTTCAGCGACCCGGCCCAACTGCCGCGCCACCCGTCGCAGCTGTACCAGTTCGCCCTGGAAGGCGTGGCACTGTTCCTGATTCTCTGGTTGTTCTCGCGCAAGCCGCGGCCGACCATGGCGGTGTCGGGCATGTTTGCGCTGTTCTACGGGATCTTCCGTTTCATCGTCGAGTTCGTCCGCGTACCGGACGCCCAGCTCGGCTATCTGGCGTGGAACTGGCTGACCATGGGCCAGGTGCTATGCCTGCCGATGATCA includes:
- the ptsP gene encoding phosphoenolpyruvate--protein phosphotransferase: MLNTLRKIVQEVNSAKDLKAALGIIVLRVKEAMGSQVCSVYLLDPETNRFVLMATEGLNKRSIGKVSMAPNEGLVGLVGTREEPLNLENAADHPRYRYFAETGEERYASFLGAPIIHHRRVVGVLVIQQKERRQFDEGEEAFLVTMSAQLAGVIAHAEATGSISGLGRQGKGIQEAKFVGVPGSPGAAVGTAVVMLPPADLDVVPDKTIADINAELGLFKTAIEGVRADMRALSAKLATQLRPEERALFDVYLMMLDDASLGSEVTTVIKTGQWAQGALRQVVTDHVNRFELMDDAYLRERASDVKDLGRRLLAYLQQERQQTLVYPDNTILVSEELTPAMLGEVPEGKLAGLVSVLGSGNSHVAILARAMGIPTVMGLVDLPYSKVDGIQMIVDGYHGEVYTNPSDVLRKQFADVVEEEKQLSLGLDALRDLPCITLDGHRMPLWVNTGLLADVARAQKRGAEGVGLYRTEVPFMINQRFPSEKEQLAIYREQLSAFHPQPVTMRSLDIGGDKSLSYFPIKEDNPFLGWRGIRVTLDHPEIFLVQARAMLKASEGLNNLRILLPMISGTHELEEALHLIHRAWGEVRDEGTDVPMPPVGVMIEIPAAVYQTKELARQVDFLSVGSNDLTQYLLAVDRNNPRVADLYDYLHPAVLQALQNVVRDAHAEGKPVSICGEMAGDPAAAVLLMAMGFDSLSMNATNLPKVKWMLRQINLSKAQELLAELMTIDNPQVIHSSLQLALKNLGLARMINPASNKTL
- a CDS encoding NRDE family protein, yielding MCLIVFAWRPGHAQPLIVAANRDEFYARPTLPLAQWPDAPHVHAGRDLEAGGTWLGVGAGGRFAALTNIRDPGQLPAFKSRGELVARFLTGNLSIVDYLSEIVPRAAEYGGFNLLLGDGVELWHYNARDTRPQALAEGIYGLSNAGLNTPWPKLLKARTALSEVLHDPQPQALLALLSDPQPAPVAELPDTGVGLSTEMLLSSVFIASPAYGTRASTALIVNADGTRQMVERSFGPHGGHLGEVELLV
- a CDS encoding sulfite exporter TauE/SafE family protein, with amino-acid sequence MEFLLYLLLGACAGVLAGLFGVGGGMIIVPVLVFSFTLQGFDPQVLTHLAVGTSLASIIFTSVNAVREHHRKGAVRWQIFTWMTVGILIGAGFGAITAEAISGPHLQKIIGVFAMLVALQLALDFKPKASRTVPGKVGLGLAGTVVGWASAIFGIGGGSLTVPFLTWRSVPMQQAVATSSACGLPIALVSALSFMILGWQDPLLPPHSLGFVYLPALLGIALTSMIFARFGARLAHRLSPRLLKRLFAALLFSVGLSFLL
- the lgt gene encoding prolipoprotein diacylglyceryl transferase, with translation MLPYPQIDPVALAIGPLKIHWYGLMYLIGIGGAWWLASRRLNRFDPTWNREKLSDLVFWLSMGVIVGGRLGYVLFYDLSAYLANPTLIFEVWKGGMSFHGGFIGVMLAALWFGKRNNKSFFELMDFVAPMVPIGLGAGRIGNFINAELWGKPTDVPWAMVFPPFSDPAQLPRHPSQLYQFALEGVALFLILWLFSRKPRPTMAVSGMFALFYGIFRFIVEFVRVPDAQLGYLAWNWLTMGQVLCLPMIIGGLALIWLAYNRAPAAAAKV